DNA sequence from the Cystobacter ferrugineus genome:
CGTCTTCCCCAGTCGCGGCGAGCAGTAGAGAGAGCAGTACCGTTTTCATCTCGAAGACCCGAGGGGGTGATTCCCCGCCGGGTCATGATGGCACGCCCCCCCTCGTGGAGCCTAGGTGGGGAGGGGTTCTCCTCCCCGTGGAGGGCTCACCGCACCCGCAGGCGCAGCAACTGGACGGGCCGCACGGTCCGCGACACGCCCCCGTTGAACAGGGGCACCCGGTCCATCTGCGGCACCGGCAGCCACAGCCACCCGTCCGCGGCGAGGAAGGGCGCGTCCACCCAGTGCAGCCGGGGATCCGCGACCAGCGTCTCGATGCGTCCATCCGCCGTGCGCTTCTTGATCGCATCCTCGGCCAGGTCGCTGAAGTACAGGTTCCCATGCGCGTCCAGCGCCGTGCCCCCCGTGGGCGGCAGGTCGGCCCACGGCTCCACGTGGGACAGCACGGCCTCGGGTGACAGGCTCGCATCGTCCAGCCAGCGCGTCTCGATGCGAGACCACGGCCCATGCAGGGACGCGAAGTAGAGCCACCGGCCATCCGCGCTCAGCTCCAGCGGATCCGCGTGCACCCGGAGCGGCGCGCCATCCGGCCCGTTGAGCACCTTGCCCTCCAGCACGATGGGCCGATCCGCGGGCGCCGTGACGGCCGCAGCGTTGTCCAGCACCCGCCGCGCCGCGCCCGTGTCCAGGTCGAGCACGATGAGCCCCGGACGGCCCGCGTCTGTCAGGTAGCCCCGGTTGCCCTTCAGGCGGATGTCATCGACATAACTCGTGGGCGTCGCGATGTCGGAGCCGAGCGGGTACACCCGCACCACCTGGCCGTTCTTCAGGTTGATGCGCACCACCTTCGCCCCGCCCGGCAGGGGCGCCCCACCAAAGTCGGGCGAGCCGGTGTCGATGACCCACAGCGAGTCCTCCGGGCCCTTGTGGATGGCGTTGATGTTCACGAAGGACTGGCTCGCGTCCTGCCCGGGCTGCCAGCCGTTCCAGCGCTCATCGGGGTAGGCGCGCGGCTGGCCCTGCGCGTCCAGCACGCCGAGCGCCGGCCCCGTGGAGCCGGTCCAGCGCGGACCCGCGACGAACACCTTGCCCTCGTCGGACAGGGCCACGCCGTTCCAGATCATCCCGTCGCTCTCGGCGGCGACGACGAGTGGAGAGGACGTCGCGGAGGAGACAGCGGGCAGGGCACACGCACTCAGCAACAGGCTCGTGACGAGCGGAAAGGTTCTCATGGGAAGGCTCCTCGAAGGGGGACGGCACAGGCACCGTCACGGGCGGGAAAGTGTTCGATGAGCCCCCGTTCCGAAATCGACAGTTCTGAATTCGCGGTATGCGTTCGCGTATGCCACCGAGCCTGGTGAAGGACGTGCAGGAGCCACAGTGGGACGACCTCAAGGTGTTCCTCGCCATCGCGAGGGCGGGCTCCCTGGTGGGCGCGGCCCGAGCCATCGGCCAGACGCAGCCCACGATGGGACGCCGGCTCCAGGCGCTGGAGCGTGCCGTGGGCTGCAAGCTGCTGCGGCGCACCGCTGACGGCTTCGTCCCGACCGACGAGGGCAAGGCGGTGCTCGCCCACGCCGAGCGCATGGAGGAAGAGGCCATGGCCTTCGCGCGGCGCCTGGCGGGGCGGGACAGCGAGGTGGAGGGGACGTTGCGCGTCTCCAGCTCGGAGTGGTTCGCCAACCACGTCCTGGCCCCCATCTTCGCCCGCATCCAGCTCCAGCACCCCAAGTTGGAGGTGGAGCTCATCACGGAGACGCGGCTGTTGAACCTCGACCGGCGCGAGGCCGACCTCGTCTTCCGCTTCCGCCGCTTCGAGGAAGCGCACATCGTGCAGAAGCGGCTCACGCACATCACCTATGAGACCTATGCCTCGCGTGACTACCTGGAGCGGCGGGGGCACCCCGAGCCGTCCACGGGCGGCGCGGGCCACGGGCTCATCACCATGGACCTGGCGTTCAACCACCTGGCGGACGTGGGCTGGCTCACGGGGCGGCTGCCCCAGGCGCGCATCTCGGGGCGCAGCAACAGCCGCGACGTGCAGGCGAGGATGTGCGCCGCGGGGGCGGGAGTCGCGGTGCTGCCCCGTCAGCTCGGGGATGGCTTGCCGGGTCTCGAGCGGGTGGACCTCGGCGAGCCGCCTCCCGGCCGGGACATCTGGGTGGGCTATCACCGGGACTTCCAGCGCCAGCCCCGGCTGCGCACCCTGCTCGACGCCACCGAGGCCGCCTTCGCGTCAGGAGCCAGGAAGGGCTGACGCTCGCTAGGGTGTCCCCAAACAGGCGCCCGCGCACGGATCCGCGAGAGTGGGGAAGACTCCACCGCTCACCACCAGGGCGTAGACCGCGTCCACCGCCTCGGTTTCCGGGTGGGCATCCTGGACGATCTCGTCGCCCAGCACCTCCACCCTCCAGAGTCCAGGCGTGGGGTTCTGGATGAAGACGTTCTCCACCGTGTCCACGGTGTTGGACGTGCCTCCCGGCGTGGAGAAGTTGCCCGCGGTGAGGCCATGGTTGCCCCAGTACACCGTTCCGGCCGGAGAGGTCACCCGCAGCGACAGATCATTGACGCGCGCATGGGCCGCGCCCACGGTCCCCATGGGATCCGTGTAGGCCATCGTCACGTTCAGCTCCGTTTCTCCCGGGGCGACACGGGCGTCGTACGTCCTGACCCCCATGGGGAAGAGGGCATCCGTCTCGTCGATGATGCTCGTCCGGGGAGCGCGCTCGAGGAGACGCTCGAGGTTCGCCGTGCCCCAGCCTTGCTTGTAGCGGTCCAGGTCCGCGTTGGAGCCGCCCGCCAGCCAGTTGTAGCGCCAGGCGTTGTTGATCATCAGCGCCTTGGCGGTGGCCATTCGCGGCCGGCTCGCGAAGACATCCGCCTTGCGGCCGTAGCCAGTCCACACGCCCTCGTGCCACATCTGGAAGAGGAGGCCAAAGTGCCCGGCGGTCTGGGGCGTGGCCGAGCTGGTCCCAGCGAACTCGGTGTAGAGGGTGGCCCCTTCCCCCGAGGCCGCCCTGACGGAGTCATAGAAATAGGCCAGGTCTGGCTTGATGCGCCCATCCTCCGCCGGGCCGATGCTGGCACCCCAGCCCCACGAATCATCCTCGCGAGCAAGCGTGTCTTCATGGCGGACACCGCCCACCGAGACGATGTTCTTCGCCCACGCCTGCGGACGCGAATACTGGCTGCCGGTGTTGCTCTGCGACTGGATGCTGAGGATGGGGTGCTTGAAGAGGTAGTCGTCCACCTCGGCGGAGAGGGTGGTGTACGAGGTCGTCTGCGTGCTGCCCACGCTGGAGGTCTGGAAGACGGCGCGGTAGGGCCCATTCGGGTCCGTCAGCTCCTGGTTGAGGGTGTAGCGGGACCTGGTGCCTCCGAACTGGGTCGACTCACTGTAGAGGAAGAAGATTCCCTGTCCGCTCGGCAGCAGGCCCCGCGCGGCGGGGTCCAGGCCACGGGCGAAGTTGTGGCTGTAGCTACTGGTGCCATGCAGTGTCGTGCTCGAGGTCCCCGTGCTGTGAATCAGTGGGGGGACCGCCCACTCCTGATGAGAGGTGAGCAGCTCGGTGTCGAAGATCTCTCCGCGCACGCCCTGCCCGGTCCAGTTCTCGAGTCTCTCGAGGTAGTTGGCACCCCCTGTCTGGCGAACGATGTCCATGTCCACCTCGCCAGGGCCGCCCCACCGGTCAATGAACTGCACCTCATTGGAGCGCACGACCTGGAAGAGCTGCTCCTGGGTCAAGGTGGCCTCGAGACGCAGTCCTCCGGGCTCCACCAGGTCCACCTGTCCCCCCAGCTTGAGTATCAGCTCACTCAACCGGGACTGCCGCTCCGGCCCGCGCTCGCCGAGCATGATGGAATAGCGCTGCCTGTCTGGCAGGGACGGCGCCAGGCGCATCAGACCGTCCCTCAACGAGGGCTCCAGCCGATACTCGGGATGATAGTCGCCAATCCACCGCACATAGGGCAGCCGGGAGACACGCGAGCGAACCGCTGTGTCCATCTCCACCAGATAGGTGTGATCGGACAGGAAGCGCAGCACCCTGCCCCCCAGCCCCTCGATGGCCTGACGGAACTCGGGCATCGGCGTCGCGAGGAACTGGACGAGGTGCAGCCTGTTCTCCGCATCGGCTGACAGCAGGCGCGTCTGGTTCAGAGCGGTTTGAGCAAGCGGGTCGAACTGCGTGCCCTGGAGGCGGATCCGATAGGTGGTGGAGCGAACACGTCCGACGGGAGTCAGTCCCTCCTTGCTGTACGCATAGAAGGACTCGGGACGCCGCGCCGCTCGCTCCTCCTGCCACGTGTAGAGCTGAAGCGAGGAGCTGGGAAGGTCCACCGTGCGTAACCCCTGGATGGGATGTTCGGTGCGATGAATGGTCAGCCCCGCTCCCGTCACCAATGCGAACCGGCCTCGGGCGTCCGGGGCCAGGTCCCCCTTGTTGTAACCGTTCTGGGATTCCGCCCTGGAGACTTCGACGACGCGTGCGGGCCCTGGCAGGGCCGCGATGGACAGAGCACGGGCCAGGCGCGCGGCGGACATTGGCGCCATCCCGGCGAGGGCCACCGCAGGCTGTGTCAGGAAGAGACCGCAGAGGGCTGCAACCCATGGACGCCAGGGAATCAATGGCCACGTGTATTTGACTCGCATGCCGAGGTGCCTCGTCGAAGGAGCGAAGGGACGCGCTCCAACTATAGCACCTGGGCCGCTGCTTACTGTTGCGGTGAATTGTGTTTCCAGAACTCCAGATTCCAATACTCCAATGATGAGGGAAGGCCGCCGATGCGGAAACCTCGTTATCACTGATTCCAGATTCCAATATTCCAATGATGAGGGAAGGCCGCCGATGCGGAAACCTCCTCATCACTGTCAGTCGCGAGCAATGACAAGACAACGGACCGTGGAGCAGCCGCGCCAAATCAACGGCCGTCCATGTCGAGTAGCGGCCCTCACTCCTCCTGGAGGAAGGAGACGGTGAGGGGTGTCGTCATGCCGGGCTTCACCTCCACCCGCCGCGTCACCGTCTTCGCCAGGGTGGGACTGGTGAGCGTCACGGTATAGGTGCCCACGGGCAGCTCCAGCGCCTTGTCCAGGGGCGTCGTTCCGCTCGGCTGCCCATCCACGGAGACGACGGCATAGACGGCCTGGGGGTGCGCGCGCACATCCAGGCTGCCCAGGGCCGCGGGGAGGGGACGTCTGGATTTGACGGAGCGCGCGATGCGCTCACGGGTGGCGGGCGGAGGCGCGGCGGGCTCCGCAAGGGCAGCCACTTCCTCCACCCCCAGGGCCAGCTCCCGAGGCACCTGCTCCAGGGCTCGCGGGAACTCCACCACCGAGGACTCCACACGCTCCCGGGCCGTGCTCCGCTTCCACGGCAGCAGGCCGCCACCCGCCACGAGCAGCAGGCCGCCGACGAGCACCTGCCGCGTCCATGACCAGGCCTCGGGCGGCGGGCGGGGGCGCGCGAGCGTCTCCGCCAGGGCGGGCGGGGGCGGGTACACGGGGAGGGCCACCGCCAGGGGAGCCACCGGGTGCTCGGACAGCGTCGTGAGCGCTCCCGGCTCGGCCCCCCCACCTGGGCGGGAGCGCCACTCGGGAGTCGAGGCCAGGGCGCGCGCCGAGGCGCTCCCCCGGGGTGGGGCGATGGGCTGGAGCCGCGAGGGGCGGGGCGCGAGGGTCCGGGAGAGCCGCTGCGCGGGCAGGCCCGTGCCCGAGGTGGCCCGGTGGACGAGCTGGGCCACCTGCTGCGTCGTCACGGTCCTGCCCTCCGCGAGGATGAAGTCCTCCAGCTCCGCCTGGAGCGCATGACAATCCGGGTAGCGCTGGTGGCGCTCCCGGGCGAGCGCCCGGTCGAGGATGCGGTGGAGGGCCTCGGGCACCTCGGGGCTCGGCGCCGCGTCGAACGCCACGCCAGAGGGCTTGTGGAACGTGAGCAACTCATGGAGCACCACCCCGAGCGCATACACATCCACGCGCCGGTCCAGGCGCCGGGCGCGCAGTTGCTCGGGCGCCATGTACGCGCGCTTGCCGGGGCCGGCGCCGCCGCGGGTCCGATGGCTCCAGCCGGAGGCTCGGGCGATACCGAAGTCCACCACCTTCACCGTGCCCTGACGCGACAGCAGGAGATGGTCCGGGTTCACGTCCCGGTGGATGAGCCCCAGGGGCTCGCCCGTGTCCGGGTCCACGAAATCATGGGCGAAGGCCAGCGCCTCACATGCCTGCGAGATGAGCCGGGCACACACCACGGGGGGCAGGGACAGGCGCCGGGCCGAGGCACGCCGGAGGAGGGTGCGCAGGCTCGGCCCATCGACGTACTCCATGGCCAGGAAGTAGGAGCCATCCGCCTCGCCGAAGTCGAGGAGCTGCACGATGTTCGGGTGGGTGAAGCGGGCGGCCAGGCGGGCCTCGGAGAGGAACATCTCCATGAAGGAGGGCTCCCGGGCCAGGTGCGGCAGGATGCACTTGAGCGCCAACGTCTTCTCGAAGCCCCGGGGCCCCTCGGCCTTGGCGAGGAACACCTCGGCCGTTTCCCCCATGGCGAGCTTGCGGATGAGCTGATACCTGCCGACCTGCCGTGTCACGAACCCGCTGCCTCCTCGCCCCCGTCTCCCCCGAACGCTGGGGGAGGGCCCGGATGAGCCCGGTAGAGAAGGACGCGCGCTGAAGTCCTATTCCGCCTTGGTGGGAGGACCAGCGGTGGTCCGTCAGCGCGTCTGGAGAGCGTCCGGCCTGGTGATCGCCCGCGCGGCGGTGGCCCGGCTCAGCGTCATCGCGCTCGAGAAGCCGGCGGTGTAGGGCGCGCCCCCGTAGACGACGCTCACGGTGCCCGCGTAGTTCAGGGTGATGACCTTATCGGCGAGCGTCGCGGTGCCGCTCGTCACGACCAGGGACGCCGCCAGCACCGTGCCGTCGGGGAGCGGCACGTTCTCCGTGCAGGACGTGTTCGGCACGAGCGTGGCCACCTCGTCCTCCACCTCCGCGGGCAGCGCGCACCCGCCTTCACTCGTGAGGACGATGTCCGAGGTGTCGCCCTCGGTGACGTGCACGGTGTCCGAGCGCGGCTGGGTGTTGCGCTGACCGGCGAAGGAGAAGGTCACCTCTCCCGTCCCGACATACGTGCCCAGGAACGGCTCGATGTCCCGGGCGCAGCCTGGACCCAGGGCGAGCGCCCCCACGAGGAAGATGGAGCGAAGGTTCATGTCCGCGCTTCCTAGCGTGGGGCCTCGCGCGCGCGCACCCAGCCGCCCGGGCGAGGCGGGGCCGCGCGTGCCGCAGCCAACAGAGCGGAGCCCGCGCCCGGACATGGACTGGGGATTCGTCGACAGCTCCGCGCGCTCAGGCCCCGCGCTCGGACTCCTCGATGAGCGCGCGCATCAACTCCGCCGCGGGCAGACCCCGCGACAGCGCGGCGGCCTGTCCCGCCCACAGCGCCATGAAGCGGGAGTCCCCTCGCGCCGCCGAGGCACCCCGCAGCGGCGTCGTGGCCGCGTGCTGGAGGGGGAAGGGCAGGATGTCGGGCGAGTCGCGCAGGGCCTCGGTGAAGTCATTGGCGAGCCCTCGGGCCGGGCGGCCAGAAAAGGCGCGCGTGAGCACGGTCGAGTCGTCCTTCGCCTCCCGGAGCGCGGCCTTGTAGACGGGAGCGATGCCCGACTCCGGGCAGGTGAGGAACGCCGTGCCGAGCTGCACGCCCGCCGCCCCGAGCACCCTCGCGGCGCGGATGCCCCGCCCATCCATGAGACCTCCGCTCGCGACCACCGGCAGCCCCACGGCGTCGGCCACTTGCGGCACCAGCGCCAGCGTGCCCACCAGGGACTTCTCCACGGGCGCCGCGAACGTGCCCCGGTGTCCTCCGGCCTCGCTGCCCTGCGCGACGATGAAGTCCACGCCCGCGGCCTCCAGCAACTTCGCCTCCCGCACGGTCGTGGCCGTCCCGGCGAGCACCATCCCCTTCGCCTTCAGCCGCGCGAGCACTCCCGCGGGCGGCACCCCGAAGATGAAGCTGAAGACGCGCGCGCCGCTCTCCGCGACGGCGTCCACCTGCTCCTCGAAGGAAGGCATGGGGGAAGAGGGAGGCTGGGGCGGAGCGAGCCCGAGCTGCGCGTGGTAGCCCGCGAGCACCGCCAGCATCCGGTCCGGCGCGACCTCGGCGGGCGGCGGCGGGGGGACGAAGAGGTTGATGGCGAAGGGACGATCGGTGAGCTCGCGCACCCGCCGCGAGTGCTTCACGATGTCCTCGGGCTTCAAGTAGGCCGCGCCCGTCGAGCCCAGTCCGCCCGCGTTCGACGCGGCGGCGACCAGCTCCGGGGTGGTGGCGCCCCCCGCCATGGGGGCCTGGATGATGGGGTGCTCGACGCCCAGCAACGCGGCGAGCCGACTCCAAGCGGTGGACCGTGTCATGCCTTCCTCCTGGGGGAACTCCGACTCTACAATGTGTCTGGAAGCTCATCCGCGGTAGCGAATCGTTCAGATGCGAGTCATCGCTCCCAGCGATGGCTCTCCCCGAGCCCTCCGCGCCGCGCTCCCCACGAGGTGCCGACATGGATGCAGCCGAACTCAAGGTCTTCGAGGCCGTGGCCCGCACGGGGGGAATCGGCCGGGCGGCGCAGGAGCTGCACACGGTGCAGTCCAACGTCACCGCGCGC
Encoded proteins:
- a CDS encoding LysR family transcriptional regulator: MRSRMPPSLVKDVQEPQWDDLKVFLAIARAGSLVGAARAIGQTQPTMGRRLQALERAVGCKLLRRTADGFVPTDEGKAVLAHAERMEEEAMAFARRLAGRDSEVEGTLRVSSSEWFANHVLAPIFARIQLQHPKLEVELITETRLLNLDRREADLVFRFRRFEEAHIVQKRLTHITYETYASRDYLERRGHPEPSTGGAGHGLITMDLAFNHLADVGWLTGRLPQARISGRSNSRDVQARMCAAGAGVAVLPRQLGDGLPGLERVDLGEPPPGRDIWVGYHRDFQRQPRLRTLLDATEAAFASGARKG
- a CDS encoding serine/threonine-protein kinase, coding for MTRQVGRYQLIRKLAMGETAEVFLAKAEGPRGFEKTLALKCILPHLAREPSFMEMFLSEARLAARFTHPNIVQLLDFGEADGSYFLAMEYVDGPSLRTLLRRASARRLSLPPVVCARLISQACEALAFAHDFVDPDTGEPLGLIHRDVNPDHLLLSRQGTVKVVDFGIARASGWSHRTRGGAGPGKRAYMAPEQLRARRLDRRVDVYALGVVLHELLTFHKPSGVAFDAAPSPEVPEALHRILDRALARERHQRYPDCHALQAELEDFILAEGRTVTTQQVAQLVHRATSGTGLPAQRLSRTLAPRPSRLQPIAPPRGSASARALASTPEWRSRPGGGAEPGALTTLSEHPVAPLAVALPVYPPPPALAETLARPRPPPEAWSWTRQVLVGGLLLVAGGGLLPWKRSTARERVESSVVEFPRALEQVPRELALGVEEVAALAEPAAPPPATRERIARSVKSRRPLPAALGSLDVRAHPQAVYAVVSVDGQPSGTTPLDKALELPVGTYTVTLTSPTLAKTVTRRVEVKPGMTTPLTVSFLQEE
- a CDS encoding S8 family serine peptidase, with the protein product MSAARLARALSIAALPGPARVVEVSRAESQNGYNKGDLAPDARGRFALVTGAGLTIHRTEHPIQGLRTVDLPSSSLQLYTWQEERAARRPESFYAYSKEGLTPVGRVRSTTYRIRLQGTQFDPLAQTALNQTRLLSADAENRLHLVQFLATPMPEFRQAIEGLGGRVLRFLSDHTYLVEMDTAVRSRVSRLPYVRWIGDYHPEYRLEPSLRDGLMRLAPSLPDRQRYSIMLGERGPERQSRLSELILKLGGQVDLVEPGGLRLEATLTQEQLFQVVRSNEVQFIDRWGGPGEVDMDIVRQTGGANYLERLENWTGQGVRGEIFDTELLTSHQEWAVPPLIHSTGTSSTTLHGTSSYSHNFARGLDPAARGLLPSGQGIFFLYSESTQFGGTRSRYTLNQELTDPNGPYRAVFQTSSVGSTQTTSYTTLSAEVDDYLFKHPILSIQSQSNTGSQYSRPQAWAKNIVSVGGVRHEDTLAREDDSWGWGASIGPAEDGRIKPDLAYFYDSVRAASGEGATLYTEFAGTSSATPQTAGHFGLLFQMWHEGVWTGYGRKADVFASRPRMATAKALMINNAWRYNWLAGGSNADLDRYKQGWGTANLERLLERAPRTSIIDETDALFPMGVRTYDARVAPGETELNVTMAYTDPMGTVGAAHARVNDLSLRVTSPAGTVYWGNHGLTAGNFSTPGGTSNTVDTVENVFIQNPTPGLWRVEVLGDEIVQDAHPETEAVDAVYALVVSGGVFPTLADPCAGACLGTP
- a CDS encoding L-dopachrome tautomerase-related protein yields the protein MRTFPLVTSLLLSACALPAVSSATSSPLVVAAESDGMIWNGVALSDEGKVFVAGPRWTGSTGPALGVLDAQGQPRAYPDERWNGWQPGQDASQSFVNINAIHKGPEDSLWVIDTGSPDFGGAPLPGGAKVVRINLKNGQVVRVYPLGSDIATPTSYVDDIRLKGNRGYLTDAGRPGLIVLDLDTGAARRVLDNAAAVTAPADRPIVLEGKVLNGPDGAPLRVHADPLELSADGRWLYFASLHGPWSRIETRWLDDASLSPEAVLSHVEPWADLPPTGGTALDAHGNLYFSDLAEDAIKKRTADGRIETLVADPRLHWVDAPFLAADGWLWLPVPQMDRVPLFNGGVSRTVRPVQLLRLRVR
- a CDS encoding NAD(P)H-dependent flavin oxidoreductase yields the protein MTRSTAWSRLAALLGVEHPIIQAPMAGGATTPELVAAASNAGGLGSTGAAYLKPEDIVKHSRRVRELTDRPFAINLFVPPPPPAEVAPDRMLAVLAGYHAQLGLAPPQPPSSPMPSFEEQVDAVAESGARVFSFIFGVPPAGVLARLKAKGMVLAGTATTVREAKLLEAAGVDFIVAQGSEAGGHRGTFAAPVEKSLVGTLALVPQVADAVGLPVVASGGLMDGRGIRAARVLGAAGVQLGTAFLTCPESGIAPVYKAALREAKDDSTVLTRAFSGRPARGLANDFTEALRDSPDILPFPLQHAATTPLRGASAARGDSRFMALWAGQAAALSRGLPAAELMRALIEESERGA